A stretch of Motacilla alba alba isolate MOTALB_02 chromosome 18, Motacilla_alba_V1.0_pri, whole genome shotgun sequence DNA encodes these proteins:
- the UTP18 gene encoding U3 small nucleolar RNA-associated protein 18 homolog, producing MRGLAAVAGRERGAAKAGKAPRMKATEKVSKVTKAGKMTKPKRTARRLLAVANQAAAAEAARRARHLKALSCMSGAERELEELVFGDSLNGEEDELLRRLAGPRRVTAAEGKGLQEESSNAGVENEAKLDLLLKNPAWIDEDDEAEENVDMTHKYRKDLMKSGAETTLTKKKLKKRLEEQFQQAMGGVPAWADLEKRKKSRRTLSDSDSDEDDDLLRSTGNFITSSESLPRGILKMRTCLPANQERFANGKLVTVQFHPSAQVVMTAGHDRSVSLFQVDGIRNPKIQSIYLESFPIYKAHFSVDGEQVIATGTHHSMFFVYDMMAGSITPIPKVRGVEEKFLRNFELSPDGSFMLLIGTSGYLHLLSMKTKELISTMKVNGRCTASAFTPDSSKIYSYSKEGEVFIWDVRSRKSLHKFEDEGSLEGKCIAVSKNNQYVACGSSSGVVNLYTTDACLKENRPKPVKAIMNLVTSATCVTFNPTTEILAVASRDTDEAVKLVHLPSYTVFSNFPVFRKKQIYLTQSMDFSPRSGYFSVANNKGKALLFRLKHYSFF from the exons ATGCGTGGTCTGGCGGCAGtcgcggggcgggagcggggagCGGCAAAAGCGGGGAAAGCACCCAGAATGAAGGCGACGGAGAAAGTGTCTAAAGTGACCAAAGCGGGTAAAATGACAAAACCCAAGCGGACGGCGAGGCGGCTCCTGGCAGTGGCGAATCAGGCGGCGGCTGCCGAGGCAGCGCGACGCGCCCGCCACCTGAAGGCGCTGAGCTGCATGTCGGGCGCCGAgcgggagctggaggagctggtaTTCGGCGACAGCCTCAATGGGGAGGAGGACGAGCTGCTGCGGCGCCTGGCCGGCCCTCGACGG GTTACTGCTGCAGAAGGGAAAGGCCTCCAGGAAGAGTCCAGCAATGCGGGGGTGGAAAATGAAGCGAAACTTGACTTACTGCTCAAAAATCCGGCCTGGAtagatgaggatgatgaagcTGAGGAAAA TGTTGATATGACCCATAAGTACAGGAAAGATTTAATGAAAAGTGGTGCCGAGACAACGCTTACTaagaaaaaactaaagaaaagaCTTGAGGAACA GTTTCAGCAAGCCATGGGAGGAGTTCCTGCCTGGGCTGATctagaaaagaggaagaaatccAGAAGGACTTTGAGTGATA GTGACagtgatgaagatgatgatcTGCTACGCAGCACTGGCAATTTCATAACGAGCTCAGAGTCTCTGCCAAGAGGGATTTTGAAG ATGAGGACCTGCCTTCCTGCAAACCAGGAACGTTTTGCCAACGGAAAACTGGTGACAGTGCAGTTTCATCCTTCAGCTCAAGTGGTGATGACAGCTGGGCATGATCGCTCTGTGTCCCTCTTCCAG GTGGATGGTATAAGGAACCCAAAAATACAGAGCATCTATTTAGAGAGTTTTCCAATTTATAAGGCTCATTTCAGTGTGGATGGAGAACAAGTTATAGCCACTGGTACTCACCACAGCATGTTCTTTGTGTATGACATGATGGCTGGGAGTATTACCCCTATCCCAAAAGTACGAG GTGTGGAGGAAAAATTCCTCAGAAACTTCGAACTCTCTCCAGATGGATCATTTATGCTGCTAATTGGAACTTCAGGTTACCTTCACTTGCTGTCCATGAAG ACAAAAGAACTGATCAGTACTATGAAGGTGAATGGAAGGtgcacagcctctgctttcACCCCAGACAGCAGTAAAATATACAGCTATTCAA AGGAAGGCGAAGTTTTCATTTGGGatgtgagaagcagaaagagtCTACACAAATTTGAAGATGAAGGTTCTTTGGAAGGAAAGTGCATTGCTGTTTCAAAAAATAACCAGTATGTGGCATGTGG TTCATCTTCTGGAGTTGTAAATTTATACACTACTGATGCCTGCCTCAAAGAAAACCGTCCTAAGCCAGTTAAGGCCATAATGAACCTTGTTACTTCTGCCACCTGTGTGACCTTTAATCCCACCACAGAGATTTTGGCAGTGGCTTCCCGTGACACTGATGAGGCTGTCAAATTG GTGCACCTTCCTTCATATACTGTATTCTCAAACTTCCcagtcttcagaaaaaaacagatttatcTTACTCAATCTATGGACTTCTCTCCTAGAAGTGGATATTTCTCTGTAGCAAATAACAAAGGCAAAGCTTTGTTATTTAG